One genomic window of Eleginops maclovinus isolate JMC-PN-2008 ecotype Puerto Natales chromosome 12, JC_Emac_rtc_rv5, whole genome shotgun sequence includes the following:
- the lzts1 gene encoding leucine zipper putative tumor suppressor 1 gives MGSVSSLVNGNDLNSRDCKASEHQLKKGTHPQRRSGGCSLDELLKCGFTQGPTQPSKGLSHSRSGRSEDFFYIKVSHKPRSAYYRGPMEDHSGGKNRDGESEGRQQPKLLLKSGNITEKTSADKSLVRSTAFKPVTPRSTFSTETGHNSLDHILYPLEKTRSSDIRHKQDTFSGTHSDSGRNSMSSLPTHSTSGSLSASTGPVSHSDGSSAPAHSLSKGALPNFPPWVNGNSTNLDCSSRPGLNSAGLACKANGDAGSPLSAADEPRALSETAGGIRSPITPDESLIERLEQRLLERETELQELQVSFEDKESETCQLFEERQQYCSEEMEGLKQRCSTKLRQVSQMAAKTQQAFQLQVSQLQAEKERLQADVAKLTQEKDLVELRLRCYATESTQLAPTLEETQWEVCQKSGEISLLKQQLRDGQADVKHKLNEIVSLRASLKENTAKMEMLERQNKDHEEKLHCRTREVEVCQNELQRKKNEADLLREKAGKLEKDIQGMKQDLAIAKEQRQQQSLQTEAQTQALERLNQGSDSPTRGQGEESNGHMSTESLQREVERMKQQLREEKDAQEKLASCFEQERLTWNKEKDRVIKYQKQLQINYLQVHRKNQDLERILKELTAELESRTELGMDMNYSSGLQTYEDVIATEI, from the exons ATGGGCAGTGTCAGCAGCCTCGTGAACGGCAACGACCTCAACAGCAGAGACTGCAAGGCGTCTGAACATCAGTTAAAAAAGGGAACACATCCTCAAAGAAGGAGCGGAGGTTGCAGCCTAGACGAGTTACTGAAGTGTGGCTTTACTCAGGGCCCCACCCAACCCTCCAAAGGATTGTCCCACTCCCGCTCAGGACGAAGTGAAGACTTTTTTTACATCAAG GTGAGCCATAAACCGAGGTCAGCGTACTACAGAGGACCAATGGAAGACCATTCAGGTGGGAAGAACAGAGATGGGGAATCAGAAGGGCGACAGCAACCAAAACTGCTGCTCAAGTCAGGAAATATAACTGAAAAG ACCTCTGCTGACAAGTCATTGGTCCGTTCCACTGCCTTCAAGCCCGTGACTCCCAGGAGTACGTTCTCCACGGAGACAGGCCACAACAGCCTGGACCACATCCTCTATCCTCTGGAGAAAACCAGGAGTTCAGACATCAGACATAAGCAGGACACCTTCTCAG GGACTCATTCTGACTCTGGACGTAACTCCATGTCCAGCTTGCCCACCCACAGCACCAGCGGCAGCCTAAGTGCTTCCACGGGCCCCGTCAGTCACAGCGATGGCAGCTCAGCTCCCGCACACAGCCTCAGCAAGGGAGCGCTGCCCAATTTCCCTCCATGGGTCAACGGGAATAGCACTAACCTTGACTGTAGCTCCAGGCCTGGTCTAAATAGCGCAGGGTTGGCGTGTAAGGCTAATGGGGACGCTGGCTCCCCACTTTCTGCTGCAGATGAGCCAAGAGCGCTCTCTGAAACTGCGGGTGGGATCCGGTCCCCCATTACTCCAGATGAGTCACTGATTGAGCGTTTGGAACAAAGGCTGCTGGAGAGAGAGACTGAACTGCAGGAGCTACAG GTGAGTTTTGAAGACAAGGAATCCGAAACCTGCCAGCTGTTTGAGGAAAGACAGCAGTACTGCtctgaggagatggaggggCTGAAGCAGCGATGCTCCACAAAGCTTCGGCAAGTTTCCCAAATGGCTGCGAAAACCCAGCAAGCATTCCAGCTCCAGGTCAGCCAGCTCCAG GCTGAGAAGGAGAGGCTTCAGGCGGATGTGGCCAAGCTCACACAAGAGAAGGATCTTGTGGAGCTCAGGCTGAGGTGTTATGCGACAGAGAGTACGCAGCTCGCCCCAACACTTGAGGAGACTCAATGGGAG GTGTGCCAGAAGTCAGGAGAGATCTCCCTGTTGAAGCAGCAGCTCAGAGACGGCCAGGCGGACGTCAAACACAAGCTGAACGAGATCGTCAGCCTCAGGGCGTCACTGAAGGAAAACACGGCAAAGATGGAGATGCTCGAGAGACAGAATAAAGACCACGAGGAGAAACTTCACTGTCGCACCAGAGAGGTGGAG GTTTGCCAAAATGAACTCCAGCGGAAGAAGAATGAGGCTGATTTGCtgagagagaaagcaggaaaACTGGAGAAAGACATTCAGGGAATGAAACAGGATCTGGCCATCGCCAAAGAGCaaaggcagcagcagagttTGCAAACTGAGGCTCAGACTCAGGCCTTAGAGAGACTAAACCAAGGCTCAGACTCCCCCACCCGAGGCCAAGGGGAGGAGAGCAACGGACACATGTCCACCGAATCTCTCCAGAGGGAAGTGGAGAGAATGAAGCAGCAGCTCAGGGAGGAGAAGGACGCTCAGGAGAAACTGGCCAGCTGCTTCGAGCAGGAGAGGCTAACGTGGAAcaaggagaaagacagagtCATCAAGTACCAGAAGCAGCTCCAGATCAACTACCTGCAGGTGCACAGGAAAAACCAGGACCTGGAGCGGATCCTGAAGGAGCTGACCGCCGAACTGGAGAGCCGGACGGAGCTCGGTATGGACATGAACTACAGCTCAGGGCTTCAGACATACGAAGACGTTATAGCCACAGAGATTTGA
- the hspb11 gene encoding intraflagellar transport protein 25 homolog, which translates to MIDSFLPSLGAKVVVASSSDENHPPENITDGHTNKFWMSTGMFPQEFILRFAEPTNISAVTVDSYNVKHLKIERNTSQNANQFESVTEKEFQQTEGHLQSNAISLNGSSATHLRFIITSGYDHFVSVHRVSVQN; encoded by the exons ATGATAGATTCATTTTTACCTTCTTTGGGGGCAAAAGTTGTTGTCGCTTCATCGAGCGACGAAAATCACCCTCCTGAAAACATCACTGATGG ACATACCAACAAGTTTTGGATGTCCACCGGGATGTTTCCTCAAGAGTTCATCCTCCGCTTTGCTGAACCGACAAATATTTCTGCAGTGACAGTGGACAGCTATAATG taAAGCATCTAAAGATAGAGAGGAATACCTCACAGAATGCCAATCAATTTGAGTCTGTTACAGAGAAAG AATTTCAGCAAACAGAGGGACATCTTCAGTCCAATGCTATTTCG CTAAATGGGAGCAGTGCAACTCACCTTCGTTTTATCATCACCTCGGGATATGATCACTTTGTCTCGGTGCATCGAGTCAGTGTGCAGAATTAA
- the smn1 gene encoding survival motor neuron protein 1: MANGCKDTLFSRGAGQSDDSDIWDDTALIKAYDKAVASFKTALKGDEEPEASKKNLPGKKRKNNKKNQSRKRTNAPPDKEWQVGDSCSAYWSEDGQLYAASISSIDENKGTCIVVFTGYGNEEEQNLEDLLSDISEADEETNVEVKETETSTEESDRPTTPNQHKQQHSKPQKSKGHRQPPPMWAPGFPGFPPGFPPGPPPIHAFRQGGSRRSGGHGPAPPSWPPMMPFGPPMIPPPPPMSPDLVDDEALGSVLISWYMSGYHTGYYLGLKQGRKEAANWTKLHHK; this comes from the exons ATGGCGAATGGATGCAAAGACACGTTGTTTTCTCGTGGAGCTGGACAG AGTGACGATTCAGATATATGGGATGACACAGCGTTGATAAAGGCATACGACAAGGCAGTCGCTTCATTCAAG ACTGCCCTTAAGGGTGATGAAGAGCCGGAAGCCTCCAAAAAAAACCTACCAGGAAAAAAACGcaagaacaacaaaaagaacCAGAGCAGGAAAAGAACCAATGCACCGCCAGATAAAGAG TGGCAGGTTGGGGACTCCTGCAGTGCGTACTGGTCCGAGGACGGCCAGCTCTATGCAGCCAGCATCTCCTCCATAGACGAGAACAAGGGCACGTGTATAGTTGTTTTTACAGGATACGGCAACGAGGAGGAGCAGAACCTTGAAGACTTGCTTTCAGACATTTCCGAGGCTGATGAGGAAACAAATGTTGAG GTAAAGGAGACAGAAACGTCAACAGAGGAGAGCGACCGACCGACCACACCGaaccaacacaaacagcagcacagTAAACCCCAGAAGTCCAAGGGCCACAGACAACCCCCTCCCATGTGGGCTCCTGGTTTCCCTGGTTTTCCTCCTGGGTTTCCTCCGGGGCCGCCCCCCATTCATGCTTTCAGACAG GGGGGCAGCAGACGATCCGGTGGTCACGGGCCTGCACCTCCTTCCTGGCCTCCCATGATGCCTTTTGGTCCCCCA aTGATCCCCCCGCCTCCACCCATGAGCCCCGACCTGGTGGACGACGAGGCTCTGGGCAGCGTGCTGATCTCCTGGTACATGAGTGGATATCACACCGGATACTACTTG GGGTTGAAACAAGGACGCAAAGAAGCGGCCAACTGGACCAAACTGCACCACAAATGA